The Streptomyces sp. NBC_01197 genome window below encodes:
- a CDS encoding undecaprenyl-diphosphate phosphatase has translation MSWSESFVLGFVQGLTEFLPVSSSAHLRLTSAFAGWPDAGAAFTAITQIGTEAAVIIYFRSDIARIVSAWFRSLTDRSLRGGHDARMGWLVIVGTIPIGVLGILLKDQIDTSFRDLRVIACTLVGMGLVLGAADRLAARDESGGRHRAGRRRRSLQELTVRDGLVYGLCQALALVPGVSRSGATISGGLLMGYTREAAARYSFLLAIPAVLASGAFELKDAAGSGGTPWGPTLLATVVAFAVGYAVIAWFMRFITTKSFMPFVIYRILLGILLFVLVSMGVLSPHAGESGG, from the coding sequence ATGTCTTGGTCCGAATCGTTCGTCCTCGGATTCGTGCAGGGGCTGACCGAGTTTCTGCCCGTGTCCTCCAGCGCCCATCTGCGGCTGACCTCGGCCTTCGCGGGCTGGCCCGACGCGGGTGCGGCCTTCACCGCGATCACCCAGATAGGCACCGAGGCCGCGGTCATCATCTACTTCCGCAGTGACATCGCCAGGATCGTCTCGGCGTGGTTCCGCTCGCTCACCGACCGCTCGCTGCGCGGCGGCCACGACGCCCGGATGGGCTGGCTCGTCATCGTCGGGACGATCCCGATCGGTGTGCTGGGGATCCTGCTGAAGGACCAGATCGATACATCATTCCGGGACCTGCGGGTCATCGCCTGCACCCTGGTCGGGATGGGCCTGGTGCTGGGCGCGGCCGACCGGCTGGCCGCCCGCGACGAGAGCGGCGGCAGGCACAGGGCGGGCCGGCGGCGCAGGTCACTCCAGGAGCTGACGGTCCGGGACGGGCTGGTCTACGGGCTGTGCCAGGCGCTCGCGCTGGTCCCGGGCGTCTCCCGCTCGGGCGCCACGATCAGCGGCGGCCTGCTCATGGGATACACCCGTGAGGCCGCCGCCCGGTACTCGTTCCTGCTGGCGATCCCCGCGGTCCTCGCCTCGGGGGCCTTCGAGCTCAAGGACGCGGCCGGGAGCGGCGGTACGCCGTGGGGGCCGACGCTGCTCGCGACGGTCGTGGCGTTCGCCGTGGGATACGCGGTCATCGCGTGGTTCATGCGCTTCATTACCACCAAGAGCTTCATGCCGTTCGTCATCTACCGGATTCTGCTCGGCATCCTGCTGTTCGTCCTGGTCAGCATGGGTGTGCTGAGCCCGCACGCGGGCGAATCCGGCGGCTGA
- a CDS encoding carbamoyltransferase N-terminal domain-containing protein, with product MVEHHLAHAASAFHPSGFDEAAVLVVDGSGDGVSATLAHGTADGLKVLCQFPFSQSLGWFYETVAEHLGLGNWTSSGKLMGLAGYGNPDRYTLDFLTARAGGSSRRS from the coding sequence GTGGTCGAGCACCACCTCGCGCACGCCGCCTCCGCCTTCCACCCCAGCGGCTTCGACGAGGCCGCCGTCCTGGTGGTCGACGGCTCCGGCGACGGCGTCTCCGCCACCCTCGCCCACGGCACCGCCGACGGATTGAAGGTCCTGTGCCAGTTCCCGTTCAGCCAGTCGCTGGGCTGGTTCTACGAGACCGTCGCCGAACACCTCGGACTCGGCAACTGGACCAGCTCCGGCAAGCTCATGGGCCTGGCCGGCTACGGCAACCCCGACCGCTACACCCTCGACTTCCTCACCGCCCGCGCTGGCGGCTCGTCGAGAAGGAGCTGA
- the tuf gene encoding elongation factor Tu, producing the protein MPKTAYVRTKPHLNIGTMGHVDHGKTTLTAAITKVLSDRADSSTSFVSFDRIDRAPEEAQRGITINITHVEYETDTRHYAHVDMPGHADYIKNMVTGAAQLDGAILVVSALDGVMPQTAEHVLLARQVGVDHIVVALNKADAGDEELTDLVELEVRELLSAHGYGGDAAPVVRVSGLKALEGDPRWTASVEALLDAVDTYVPMPERYTDAPFLLPVENVLTITGRGTVVTGAVERGRIRVGDRVQVLGAGTGPAGTVVTGLETFGKPMAEAEAGDNVALLLRGVPRDAVRRGDVVAAPDSVTPRRRFTARVYVLSAAEGGRTTPVSTGYRPQFYIRTADVVGDVDLGGLAVARPGETVTMTVGLGRDVPLEPGLGFAVREGGRTVGAGTVTEVIGDGV; encoded by the coding sequence ATGCCCAAGACGGCATACGTGCGTACCAAGCCCCATCTCAACATCGGCACCATGGGCCACGTCGACCACGGCAAGACGACTCTGACCGCCGCCATCACCAAGGTGCTCAGCGACCGTGCGGACAGCAGTACCTCCTTCGTCTCGTTCGACCGGATCGACCGGGCGCCGGAGGAGGCGCAGCGCGGTATCACCATCAACATCACGCACGTGGAGTACGAGACCGACACCCGCCACTACGCCCACGTCGACATGCCGGGACACGCGGACTACATCAAGAACATGGTCACCGGCGCCGCCCAGCTCGACGGGGCGATCCTCGTCGTCTCAGCGCTCGACGGGGTCATGCCGCAGACCGCCGAGCACGTTCTGCTGGCCCGCCAGGTCGGCGTCGACCACATCGTCGTCGCCCTCAACAAGGCGGACGCGGGGGACGAGGAGCTGACCGACCTGGTCGAGCTGGAGGTCCGCGAACTGCTCTCCGCCCACGGGTACGGCGGCGACGCGGCCCCGGTCGTACGGGTGTCGGGGCTGAAGGCGCTGGAGGGCGACCCGCGCTGGACGGCCTCGGTCGAGGCCCTGCTCGACGCGGTGGACACCTACGTCCCGATGCCCGAGCGGTACACCGACGCGCCCTTCCTGCTCCCGGTGGAGAACGTGCTCACCATCACCGGACGCGGCACCGTCGTCACCGGCGCCGTCGAGCGCGGCAGGATCCGCGTCGGCGACCGGGTGCAGGTGCTGGGCGCCGGAACGGGCCCGGCCGGCACGGTCGTCACCGGCCTGGAGACCTTCGGCAAGCCGATGGCGGAGGCCGAGGCGGGCGACAACGTGGCCCTGCTGCTGCGCGGGGTGCCACGCGACGCGGTGCGCCGCGGCGATGTGGTGGCGGCGCCGGACAGCGTCACGCCGCGACGCCGGTTCACCGCGCGGGTGTACGTCCTGTCGGCGGCCGAGGGCGGCCGGACCACTCCGGTCTCCACCGGGTACCGGCCGCAGTTCTACATCCGTACCGCTGACGTGGTCGGTGATGTCGACCTCGGGGGCCTCGCGGTGGCCCGCCCCGGCGAGACGGTGACCATGACCGTCGGACTCGGCCGTGACGTGCCGCTGGAGCCGGGGCTCGGCTTCGCCGTCCGCGAGGGCGGCCGCACGGTCGGCGCCGGGACCGTCACGGAGGTCATCGGCGACGGGGTGTAA
- a CDS encoding spermidine synthase has protein sequence MNEAIPVIRDVDQGTARLLPDVDRERAWLLTVDGAPQSYVDLDDPGYLEFEYVRRLGHVVDCAARPGDPLDVVHLGGGALTLPRYVAALRPGSRQEVVEADRGLLALVAEELPLPHGSGITVHAMDARTWLEGRPAASADVLIADVFGGSRVPAHLTSVEYARSAARVLRDGGVYAANLADGAPFGFLRTQLAAFSQVFAEVALIAEPAVLRGRRFGNAVLVASHTELHTAALSRRMASDAFPARVEHGASLARFTAGARPVTDADAVASPEPPDGAFSIG, from the coding sequence GTGAACGAGGCGATACCGGTGATCCGGGACGTGGACCAGGGCACCGCGAGACTCCTGCCCGACGTCGACCGGGAGCGGGCCTGGCTGCTCACGGTCGACGGCGCGCCCCAGTCGTATGTGGACCTGGACGACCCGGGGTACCTGGAGTTCGAGTACGTGCGCAGGCTCGGCCACGTCGTGGACTGCGCGGCCCGCCCCGGAGACCCGCTCGACGTCGTGCACCTCGGCGGGGGAGCGCTCACGCTGCCCCGCTACGTGGCGGCGCTCCGGCCGGGATCGCGGCAGGAGGTGGTGGAGGCGGACCGGGGACTGCTCGCGCTGGTCGCCGAGGAACTGCCCCTGCCGCACGGCTCGGGGATCACCGTGCACGCCATGGACGCGCGGACCTGGCTGGAGGGCAGGCCCGCGGCGTCCGCCGACGTACTGATCGCCGATGTCTTCGGCGGTTCCCGGGTGCCCGCCCACCTCACATCCGTCGAGTACGCGCGGTCGGCCGCCCGGGTGCTGCGCGACGGCGGGGTCTACGCGGCGAACCTCGCGGACGGCGCGCCGTTCGGCTTCCTGCGCACCCAACTCGCCGCATTCTCGCAGGTGTTCGCCGAGGTCGCGCTCATCGCCGAGCCGGCCGTGCTGCGCGGCCGGCGCTTCGGCAACGCTGTTCTCGTCGCCTCGCACACCGAGCTGCACACCGCGGCGCTGAGCCGCCGTATGGCATCGGACGCCTTTCCGGCGCGGGTCGAGCACGGCGCCTCGCTGGCCCGGTTCACAGCTGGCGCCCGGCCGGTCACGGACGCGGACGCGGTCGCCTCACCCGAGCCGCCCGACGGAGCTTTCAGCATCGGCTGA
- a CDS encoding TVP38/TMEM64 family protein has protein sequence MLESAARPSAGLTARCVRALASPWSRLSLLVVVLVAAATLMLLFQPQRLLAAGWPPQLSGVSAVVLFSAAYGACTAAFVPRPLLNLAAGALFGSQAGLGAAVAGTVLGAGVSFGLGRLLGQSALRPMLRGRWLTAVDGQLSRHGFRSMLALRLFPGVPFAAANYCAAVSRMGWLPFLLATGLGSVPNTAAYVVAGSRASSPTSPAFLVSMGFIVVSGAGAAWIGWRKRHRLRGH, from the coding sequence ATGCTGGAGTCCGCTGCCCGACCCTCCGCCGGCCTGACCGCGCGCTGCGTCAGAGCACTTGCCTCGCCGTGGTCCCGGCTCTCCCTGCTCGTGGTGGTGCTGGTGGCCGCGGCGACCCTGATGCTCCTCTTCCAGCCGCAGCGGCTGCTCGCGGCGGGCTGGCCGCCGCAACTCAGCGGTGTCTCCGCCGTCGTACTGTTCTCCGCCGCGTATGGCGCGTGCACGGCCGCCTTCGTACCCCGGCCGCTGCTGAATCTCGCGGCGGGCGCCCTCTTCGGCAGCCAGGCCGGCCTGGGCGCGGCCGTCGCCGGGACGGTGCTGGGGGCCGGTGTCTCCTTCGGTCTTGGACGGCTGCTCGGGCAGAGCGCGCTGCGGCCGATGCTGCGCGGGCGCTGGCTGACGGCGGTCGACGGGCAGTTGAGCAGGCACGGATTCCGCTCGATGCTCGCGCTGCGGCTCTTCCCCGGAGTGCCGTTCGCCGCCGCCAACTACTGCGCCGCGGTGTCCCGGATGGGGTGGCTGCCGTTCCTGCTGGCCACCGGGCTCGGGTCGGTCCCGAACACGGCGGCGTACGTGGTGGCGGGCAGCCGGGCGTCGTCGCCCACCTCACCGGCCTTCCTGGTCTCGATGGGCTTCATCGTGGTGTCCGGGGCGGGCGCCGCGTGGATCGGCTGGCGCAAGCGGCACCGGCTGCGCGGCCACTGA